A single genomic interval of Celeribacter indicus harbors:
- a CDS encoding amino acid ABC transporter permease, producing the protein MTNMILSSAHVQFLLWGATWTLALSAIAMAGGGLIGFVVALSRISPLRIVRVLALLYVQLIQGTPLLVLIFLIFFGLPGLGWDVSALGAASAALIVWVGAYLGEIWRGCIQAVPRAQWEAAECLALTRAQRMRYAILPQAVKIATPPTVGFLVQLVKNTSLASVVGFVELARAGQILNNTLFQPFLIYLIIAGLYFLMCYPLSVLSRRLETRVGYSRRKMMTA; encoded by the coding sequence ATGACCAACATGATACTCAGTTCCGCTCACGTCCAGTTTCTCCTCTGGGGCGCCACCTGGACGCTCGCCCTGTCGGCCATCGCCATGGCGGGCGGGGGGCTCATCGGCTTCGTCGTCGCCCTTTCGCGGATCTCGCCGCTGCGGATCGTGCGGGTGCTCGCGCTGCTCTATGTCCAGCTCATCCAGGGCACGCCCCTGCTCGTCCTCATATTCCTGATCTTCTTCGGCCTGCCGGGGCTCGGCTGGGATGTCAGTGCGCTGGGGGCGGCGAGCGCCGCGCTCATCGTCTGGGTCGGCGCCTATCTCGGCGAGATCTGGCGCGGCTGCATCCAGGCGGTGCCGCGCGCCCAGTGGGAGGCGGCCGAATGTCTCGCGCTGACGCGGGCGCAGCGCATGCGCTACGCGATCCTCCCGCAGGCAGTCAAGATCGCGACGCCGCCCACGGTCGGCTTCCTCGTCCAGCTCGTGAAGAACACCTCGCTCGCCTCCGTGGTCGGCTTTGTCGAACTCGCGCGGGCGGGGCAGATCCTCAACAACACCCTGTTCCAGCCCTTCCTGATCTACCTGATCATCGCGGGGCTGTATTTCCTGATGTGCTACCCGCTGTCGGTCCTGAGCAGGCGGCTCGAGACCCGCGTCGGATACTCCAGAAGAAAGATGATGACGGCATGA
- a CDS encoding amino acid ABC transporter ATP-binding protein, with product MTQHSPHPIVSVRDLRKSFGALEVLRGISFDVPRGTVTALLGRSGSGKSTALRCINRLEGVSSGEIFVCDRAVHSPDLNVRKLRLDVSMVFQSYNLFPHLTVEENICLAPVVARKIPRRQARELAAEVLARVGLSEKIHDYPEQLSGGQQQRVAIARSLAMEPKVILFDEVTSALDPELTGEVLRVIERLAEAGMTMIMVTHEMRFARNLSDQIVFMHQGEVCEAGPASILDRPQTPQLQQFISSEL from the coding sequence ATGACCCAGCATTCCCCTCACCCCATTGTCTCCGTCCGGGATCTCCGCAAGAGCTTCGGGGCGCTCGAGGTGCTGCGCGGCATCAGCTTCGACGTGCCGCGCGGGACCGTCACCGCCCTTCTCGGGCGCAGCGGCTCGGGCAAGAGCACCGCGCTGCGCTGCATCAACCGGCTCGAGGGCGTCAGCTCGGGCGAGATCTTTGTCTGCGACCGGGCGGTGCATTCCCCGGACCTGAACGTGCGCAAGCTGCGGCTCGACGTCAGCATGGTGTTCCAGAGCTACAACCTCTTTCCGCATCTGACGGTGGAGGAGAACATCTGCCTCGCGCCCGTCGTGGCGCGGAAGATCCCGCGCAGGCAGGCACGGGAACTGGCCGCGGAGGTGCTCGCCCGCGTCGGGCTGAGCGAAAAGATCCACGACTATCCCGAACAGCTCTCCGGCGGCCAGCAGCAGCGGGTGGCGATCGCCCGTTCGCTGGCGATGGAGCCCAAGGTGATCCTGTTCGACGAGGTGACCTCGGCGCTCGATCCCGAGCTGACGGGGGAGGTCCTGCGGGTGATCGAACGGCTCGCGGAGGCGGGCATGACGATGATCATGGTGACCCACGAGATGCGCTTTGCGCGCAACCTCTCCGACCAGATCGTCTTCATGCACCAGGGCGAGGTCTGCGAGGCCGGCCCGGCCTCGATCCTCGACCGGCCGCAGACGCCGCAGCTTCAACAGTTCATCTCAAGCGAACTCTAG
- a CDS encoding transporter substrate-binding domain-containing protein encodes MKRIGKGVTRRTALELVGGAGLLLSAGIAPAAADQLEDILAAGKIRIGSDTANPPFGMLNESMEAYGSDIEVAQALAADLGVDLETIPTVNATRVPNLQTNRADVIISAMSITPERAKVIDFSRPYSAIGSVVGALKDAEISGLEDMRGKTVAVTRAGVSDTLMTGSSKDYDLTVQRYEDDATLITAAVSGQATLVSTSRNILNEINRRNENFETKFEDASYDIGMGIRKGETALKDRIDAWILENIQNGRLNEIYKKYHLVDLPERIREQA; translated from the coding sequence ATGAAACGCATCGGCAAAGGCGTCACGCGCAGGACCGCGCTCGAACTCGTCGGCGGGGCCGGACTGCTCCTGTCGGCGGGGATCGCCCCCGCGGCCGCGGACCAGCTCGAGGACATCCTGGCGGCGGGCAAGATCCGGATCGGCTCTGACACCGCCAACCCGCCCTTCGGCATGCTCAACGAGTCGATGGAGGCCTACGGGTCCGATATCGAGGTGGCGCAGGCGCTGGCCGCGGATCTCGGCGTCGACCTCGAAACGATCCCCACGGTGAACGCCACGCGGGTGCCCAACCTTCAGACGAACCGGGCGGATGTCATCATCTCCGCCATGTCGATCACCCCCGAGCGGGCGAAGGTCATCGACTTCTCGCGGCCCTATTCGGCCATCGGCTCCGTGGTCGGGGCGCTGAAGGACGCGGAGATCTCGGGGCTCGAGGACATGCGGGGCAAGACCGTCGCCGTGACGCGGGCCGGGGTCTCCGACACGCTGATGACCGGGTCGAGCAAGGATTACGACCTGACCGTCCAGCGCTACGAGGACGACGCGACCCTGATCACCGCGGCGGTGAGCGGCCAGGCGACGCTGGTCTCGACCTCGCGCAACATCCTCAACGAGATCAACCGCCGGAACGAGAATTTCGAGACCAAGTTCGAGGATGCGAGCTATGACATCGGCATGGGGATCCGGAAGGGCGAAACCGCGCTGAAGGACCGGATCGACGCCTGGATCCTGGAAAACATCCAGAACGGCCGTCTGAACGAGATCTACAAGAAATATCACCTTGTCGATCTGCCCGAGCGCATTCGCGAGCAGGCGTGA
- a CDS encoding TRAP transporter small permease, protein MSRLITQLSRLSEGVSAVCCVLILLATASGFILRPFNLQFLGVDDAGGFLMAWLLFFGLAQVSNNQLHIRATFLTDLFPVRWRTLCYAASHVLFALFLAVLTWLAAGLFLASAAENSRSADMLRIPLVYPQAGMVAGLVLATVAELLMAARSLGAVRRGDSFDVWER, encoded by the coding sequence ATGAGCCGTCTCATCACCCAGCTCTCCAGGCTGTCGGAAGGCGTCTCCGCCGTCTGCTGCGTGCTCATTCTGCTGGCGACGGCCTCGGGGTTCATCCTGAGGCCGTTCAATCTCCAGTTCCTCGGCGTCGACGATGCCGGCGGCTTCCTGATGGCCTGGCTGCTCTTCTTCGGGCTGGCGCAGGTGTCGAACAACCAGCTCCATATCCGGGCGACCTTTCTCACCGACCTGTTTCCGGTGCGGTGGCGGACGCTCTGCTATGCGGCGAGCCACGTCCTCTTCGCCCTGTTCCTCGCCGTCCTGACCTGGCTGGCGGCGGGGCTGTTCCTGGCCTCTGCGGCGGAAAACAGCCGGAGCGCGGACATGCTCCGCATCCCGCTCGTCTATCCGCAGGCCGGCATGGTGGCGGGGCTGGTGCTGGCGACGGTGGCCGAGCTTCTCATGGCGGCGCGGAGTCTCGGCGCGGTGCGGCGCGGCGACAGTTTCGATGTCTGGGAAAGGTGA
- a CDS encoding SDR family NAD(P)-dependent oxidoreductase, with amino-acid sequence MAPLEGKVALITGAGGMKGVGRAIALELSRQGAAVALTDVARDHTVAPPLEMAAGWKGIESVAAEIRREGGRAACFQCDLTEREQIEVLVGSVANEFGRIDILVNNARAIIGRDQVSVADLDAEVWERFLKINTTAPFLLTKYAARIMIEKGEGGRIINIGSDLSKQARRFAVAYAASKFGLIGLTQGAALDLAEHRITVNAVCPGSVNTDRLSYAEQARAEAEGVPLEMIRSRAVEAAAAQVPMGRIAESEDIAGLVGFLAGPQAGFITGQAYNVNGGQLFH; translated from the coding sequence ATGGCACCGCTTGAGGGAAAAGTCGCGCTGATCACGGGGGCGGGCGGGATGAAGGGCGTCGGGCGGGCCATCGCGCTCGAACTGAGCCGGCAGGGCGCCGCGGTCGCGCTGACCGATGTGGCCCGCGACCATACCGTCGCGCCGCCGCTCGAGATGGCGGCCGGGTGGAAAGGCATCGAGAGCGTCGCCGCGGAAATCCGTCGGGAAGGCGGGCGTGCCGCCTGTTTCCAGTGCGACCTGACGGAGCGCGAGCAGATCGAGGTGCTGGTCGGATCCGTCGCCAACGAATTCGGCAGGATCGACATCCTCGTGAACAACGCCCGCGCGATCATCGGCCGGGACCAGGTCTCGGTGGCCGATCTCGACGCCGAGGTCTGGGAAAGGTTCCTGAAGATCAACACGACCGCCCCCTTCCTGCTGACGAAATATGCCGCCCGGATCATGATCGAGAAGGGCGAGGGCGGGCGGATCATCAACATCGGCTCCGACCTGTCCAAGCAGGCGCGGCGGTTCGCCGTGGCCTATGCCGCCTCGAAATTCGGGCTGATCGGGCTGACCCAGGGGGCCGCGCTGGATCTCGCCGAACACCGGATCACGGTGAACGCGGTCTGTCCCGGTTCGGTGAACACGGACCGGCTGAGCTATGCCGAGCAGGCGCGAGCGGAGGCCGAAGGCGTCCCGCTGGAGATGATCCGCTCGCGTGCGGTCGAGGCGGCGGCGGCGCAGGTTCCGATGGGACGGATCGCGGAATCCGAGGATATCGCGGGGCTCGTGGGATTCCTTGCCGGTCCGCAGGCGGGGTTCATCACCGGGCAGGCCTATAACGTCAACGGCGGCCAGCTTTTCCACTGA
- a CDS encoding aldo/keto reductase, whose amino-acid sequence MDNPVTTAAADAARQQQRRGLTLGLGTIVTDGYGGKNPEGFPALLRAAAAAGITDVDTAAVYGHGESERLLGRWMRELGLSFSICTKVGMVQEEGAGARVVRSATPESLLRQAEASLERLQVDRVDRLLLHHPDPQVPVRASIEGLIACREAGLAAKIGFSNLDDGIAAELVKAGMVDVIQYPWSLLDSRRDAILRLAGEQGVERMVFGTLAFGILAGSVRRDTVFEADDWRGIARSGRDPGTTGAALFLGDTFGRAVDHAARFAALQGCAVADLAALTVAASLEVAPAERVMVGCRSAEELAGLAEGRALTPDPAALAFAREMAVA is encoded by the coding sequence ATGGACAATCCTGTCACGACCGCCGCCGCCGACGCGGCGCGCCAACAGCAGAGGCGGGGGCTCACGCTCGGCCTCGGCACGATCGTCACCGACGGCTACGGCGGAAAGAACCCGGAGGGGTTTCCGGCCCTGCTCCGGGCCGCCGCCGCGGCGGGGATCACGGATGTCGACACGGCCGCGGTCTATGGCCATGGCGAAAGCGAACGGCTTCTCGGGCGCTGGATGCGGGAGCTCGGCCTGTCCTTCTCGATCTGCACGAAGGTCGGAATGGTGCAGGAGGAGGGCGCGGGGGCGCGGGTCGTCCGCAGCGCCACGCCCGAGTCGCTCCTGCGCCAGGCCGAGGCCAGCCTCGAGCGGCTTCAGGTCGACCGGGTCGACCGCCTGTTGCTGCACCACCCGGACCCGCAGGTGCCGGTCCGCGCCTCGATCGAGGGGCTGATCGCCTGCCGCGAGGCGGGGCTGGCCGCGAAGATCGGGTTTTCCAATCTCGACGACGGTATCGCGGCGGAGCTGGTCAAGGCGGGGATGGTCGATGTGATCCAGTATCCCTGGTCGCTTCTGGACAGCCGGCGCGACGCCATCCTGCGGCTTGCGGGGGAACAGGGCGTCGAACGGATGGTGTTCGGCACGCTCGCCTTCGGGATCCTCGCGGGCTCCGTGCGCCGGGACACGGTCTTCGAGGCGGACGACTGGCGCGGGATCGCGCGCAGCGGGCGCGACCCCGGCACGACGGGCGCCGCGCTGTTTCTCGGTGACACCTTCGGGAGGGCGGTGGACCATGCGGCGCGGTTCGCGGCCTTGCAGGGCTGCGCCGTCGCGGATCTCGCCGCGCTCACCGTGGCCGCCTCGCTCGAGGTGGCGCCGGCCGAACGGGTGATGGTCGGTTGCCGCAGCGCGGAGGAATTGGCCGGGCTGGCGGAAGGCAGGGCGCTGACGCCCGATCCCGCGGCGCTGGCCTTCGCCCGCGAGATGGCGGTGGCCTGA
- a CDS encoding amino acid ABC transporter permease, which translates to MFQLDYSALLPYWQQLWDGALMTIQLAALSIVTGFVFGTLCAIARRSNVRWLSRLCAIYVESIRNTPFLIQIFVVYFGLASLGLSLSAFTVAAAALAINVGAYSAEIMRAGFGSIPQGQIEAGESLSLSKVQIYWHVMLLPAIERVYPALTSQFVLLMLGSSVASQISAEEVTAVTNYVQSATFRAFESYTVLAAIYLALSFLMRLTFWLLGLVIFPRRRRLRTPI; encoded by the coding sequence ATGTTCCAACTCGACTACTCGGCTCTGCTGCCCTACTGGCAGCAGCTTTGGGACGGGGCGCTGATGACGATCCAGTTGGCGGCGCTCTCGATCGTCACCGGCTTCGTCTTCGGCACCCTCTGCGCGATCGCGCGCCGCAGCAATGTGCGCTGGCTGTCGCGCCTCTGCGCGATCTATGTGGAGAGCATCCGCAACACGCCCTTCCTGATCCAGATCTTCGTGGTCTATTTCGGCCTCGCGAGCCTCGGCCTGTCGCTCTCGGCCTTCACCGTCGCCGCGGCGGCGCTCGCGATCAACGTCGGGGCCTACAGCGCCGAAATCATGCGGGCGGGCTTCGGCTCGATCCCCCAGGGCCAGATCGAGGCGGGCGAGAGCCTCAGCCTGTCGAAGGTCCAGATCTACTGGCACGTCATGCTTCTGCCCGCGATCGAACGGGTCTATCCGGCGCTCACCAGCCAGTTCGTGCTGCTGATGCTCGGCTCCTCCGTGGCTTCGCAGATCTCGGCGGAAGAGGTGACGGCGGTCACGAATTACGTGCAGTCCGCGACCTTCCGCGCCTTCGAATCCTACACGGTGCTCGCCGCGATCTACCTCGCGCTGTCCTTCCTCATGCGCCTCACCTTCTGGCTGCTCGGGCTCGTGATCTTTCCCCGCCGCCGCCGCCTCAGAACTCCGATATGA
- a CDS encoding ABC transporter permease — MQSEQTLTKPDMTTRSSDPAGRLLGTLGRIRPIPLVLFVILLLLTALPLASVILASFRPLGLPLSDGWTLDHFSSIWSDAYTYRLIGNTFVFAGCSTALALVIAGALAWLIERTDLPGRGFFMAVIVMPMATPPILLAIGWVLLMSPAIGAIPKVLDLLTGGLMPEIPMYSLGGMIWVQSLAMVPTSFLILAPAMRNMDPSFEEAAFMSGASFWQTLRRVSLPFLTPPILSLVTLLFIVCMLSFDVPAVIGMPGNVAVMSSEIYNLMHPSTGLPDYGKTAALNSSLLVLLVAALWLYYRSTKQTERFRTISGKGYKATRFSLGRFRWLAIGGVSLYFVLAALLPFLALLWVSLAPYYSGFSLDLVPQLSFNSMIGTFTRDRVWTSTVNSVVVATTCAVGLSVLSLLLGWTIVRSRSRLSRALDIMSMVPIAIPHLMMGVALIFIFFSFRFLPLYGTIWIIALGQLIIYLPVGSRMMQAAVIQLHSELEEAGEMSGASNFQIIRRILVPLVRGTLVGLFIWIFVHSFREFSVAAMLQSGRNDVLSTVLYSYWESGQPDAAASIAVVMMVVLCLSVVLGRMLGASEGR, encoded by the coding sequence GTGCAGAGTGAACAGACCCTGACCAAACCCGACATGACGACACGCAGCTCCGACCCCGCCGGAAGGCTGCTCGGCACGCTGGGCAGGATACGCCCGATCCCGCTCGTGCTTTTCGTGATCCTGCTGCTGCTCACGGCCCTGCCGCTCGCCAGCGTCATCCTCGCGAGCTTCCGGCCCCTCGGGCTTCCGCTGAGCGACGGATGGACGCTCGATCATTTCAGCAGCATCTGGTCGGACGCCTATACCTACCGGCTGATCGGCAACACCTTCGTCTTCGCCGGATGCAGCACCGCGCTCGCCCTCGTCATCGCCGGCGCTCTGGCCTGGCTGATCGAGCGCACCGACCTGCCGGGGCGCGGCTTCTTCATGGCGGTGATCGTCATGCCCATGGCGACCCCGCCCATCCTGCTCGCGATCGGCTGGGTGCTGCTGATGAGCCCCGCCATCGGCGCGATCCCGAAGGTCCTCGACCTGCTCACCGGTGGGCTCATGCCGGAAATCCCGATGTACAGCCTCGGCGGCATGATCTGGGTGCAGTCGCTCGCCATGGTGCCGACCTCCTTCCTCATCCTCGCGCCCGCGATGCGCAACATGGATCCGAGCTTCGAGGAAGCCGCCTTCATGTCGGGCGCGAGCTTCTGGCAGACCCTGCGCCGCGTCTCCCTGCCCTTCCTGACGCCGCCGATCCTGTCGCTCGTCACCCTGCTCTTCATCGTCTGCATGCTGAGCTTCGACGTCCCGGCGGTCATCGGCATGCCGGGCAATGTCGCGGTGATGAGTTCCGAGATCTACAACCTCATGCACCCGAGCACCGGCCTGCCGGACTACGGCAAGACCGCGGCGCTCAACAGCTCGCTGCTCGTGCTGCTGGTCGCGGCGCTCTGGCTCTACTACCGCAGCACGAAACAGACCGAACGCTTCCGGACGATCAGCGGCAAGGGCTACAAGGCGACGCGCTTCTCGCTGGGCCGGTTCCGCTGGCTCGCCATCGGCGGCGTCTCGCTCTATTTCGTGCTTGCCGCCCTGCTGCCGTTCCTCGCGCTGCTCTGGGTCAGCCTCGCCCCCTATTATTCCGGCTTCAGCCTCGACCTCGTCCCGCAACTGTCGTTCAACTCGATGATCGGCACCTTCACCCGCGACCGGGTCTGGACCAGCACCGTGAATTCGGTGGTGGTGGCCACGACCTGCGCCGTGGGGCTGTCGGTCCTCTCGCTGCTGCTCGGCTGGACCATCGTCCGGTCCCGCTCGCGCCTCAGCCGGGCGCTCGACATCATGTCCATGGTGCCGATCGCGATCCCCCACCTGATGATGGGCGTGGCGCTCATCTTCATCTTCTTCAGCTTCCGCTTCCTGCCGCTCTACGGCACGATCTGGATCATCGCGCTCGGCCAGCTGATCATCTACCTGCCGGTCGGGTCGCGGATGATGCAGGCCGCGGTGATCCAGCTCCACAGCGAGCTCGAGGAGGCGGGCGAGATGTCCGGCGCGAGCAACTTCCAGATCATCCGGCGCATCCTCGTCCCGCTCGTGCGCGGCACGCTCGTCGGCCTCTTCATCTGGATCTTCGTCCATTCGTTCCGGGAATTCTCCGTGGCCGCCATGCTGCAATCGGGACGCAACGACGTGCTCTCCACCGTACTCTACAGCTACTGGGAAAGCGGCCAGCCGGACGCCGCGGCCTCCATCGCCGTGGTGATGATGGTCGTGCTCTGCCTCAGCGTCGTCCTCGGCCGCATGCTCGGCGCGAGCGAGGGCCGGTGA
- a CDS encoding TRAP transporter substrate-binding protein, translating into MKLWPRAVAGLTGAVIALGFGAAEAKSNWTFFGNMPRGNAYGQAMAAGFERIREKTDGELNIRYVFFGETPYKHTEALNLMKDGLTQMVEWSPALTSATYPAIGASELPFLIPSMSDAQESLEKMNAVWDSEAYRTAVDDIVSANGAVALARHYYPPMNLWVADEDLEDMFSIRGQKIRTINAEYGILLEEVGASPVTMTSPEVYEALQRNVMSGVLTGSPNIIQSKWNEVLNSVYVANMSLPASFLLIREDMLDSLPEDQRTILEEEMEVLGEDLRRVMWETDTSTLARLEEEDFTVVEATDEDYARLREIAQTKIWPAWVRSAGDEGQALLDAALGALGE; encoded by the coding sequence ATGAAACTCTGGCCTCGCGCCGTCGCCGGCCTGACCGGCGCGGTTATCGCACTCGGCTTCGGCGCCGCCGAAGCGAAATCCAACTGGACCTTCTTCGGCAACATGCCGCGCGGCAATGCCTATGGTCAGGCGATGGCCGCCGGATTCGAGCGGATCCGCGAGAAGACCGATGGCGAACTGAATATCCGCTACGTGTTCTTCGGGGAAACGCCCTACAAGCATACCGAGGCGCTGAACCTCATGAAGGACGGGCTCACGCAGATGGTGGAATGGAGCCCGGCGCTGACCTCGGCGACCTATCCGGCGATCGGCGCGAGCGAGCTGCCCTTCCTCATCCCCTCGATGTCGGATGCGCAGGAATCGCTGGAGAAGATGAACGCCGTCTGGGACAGCGAGGCCTACCGCACCGCGGTCGACGACATCGTTTCGGCCAATGGCGCGGTGGCGCTGGCGCGGCATTACTATCCGCCGATGAACCTCTGGGTGGCGGATGAGGATCTCGAGGACATGTTCTCGATCCGGGGGCAGAAGATCCGCACGATCAATGCGGAATACGGCATCCTGCTCGAGGAGGTCGGCGCATCGCCCGTCACCATGACCTCGCCCGAGGTCTACGAGGCGCTCCAGCGCAACGTGATGTCGGGCGTGCTGACCGGCTCGCCCAACATCATCCAGTCGAAATGGAACGAAGTCCTCAACTCCGTCTATGTCGCCAACATGTCGCTTCCGGCGTCCTTCCTGCTCATTCGCGAGGACATGCTCGACTCGCTGCCGGAGGATCAGCGCACCATCCTCGAGGAGGAGATGGAGGTGCTGGGCGAGGATCTGCGGCGGGTGATGTGGGAAACCGACACCTCCACCCTCGCGCGGCTGGAGGAAGAGGATTTCACCGTGGTCGAGGCCACGGATGAAGACTACGCCAGGTTGCGCGAGATCGCTCAGACGAAGATCTGGCCGGCATGGGTCCGGAGCGCGGGGGACGAGGGGCAGGCGCTGCTCGACGCGGCCCTCGGGGCGCTCGGCGAGTGA
- a CDS encoding TRAP transporter large permease, protein MSNFLLLSCSVLFPLLLGFPIALVLGGVGLAWIVALDPNLLRGAARAVWNIAGSYTLISIPLFLLMGEIFQRSGSAERFYNALAVMLRRVPGGLLHANITASALFAAISGSSVATAACIGRAALPNLRALGYAERPLLGTLAAGGSLGILIPPSIALVIYAALVDESLGRLMVAAIVPGFLLTLLMMVYILVSALITPPARGEGAEIRRERVGAAVNILPIMGIIAIIFCGLYFGWATPVELAALGVLLTAIFPVINRKRLWPLYRDAVISAVRASAMLLFIVVCAQIFSFAVFSWGFTYEIVGWVEGLELPGLTILLTILVIYFILGAFMDELSTMVMTLPLVYPIVTNLGYSGIWFGVVLIIMLQVGLNSPPVGMNLFVIQGIDPRNTKLSDAAVGVLPYIVIMLLFVGLLIAFPGIALWLPARMM, encoded by the coding sequence ATGTCGAATTTTCTCCTTCTTTCGTGCAGCGTGCTGTTCCCGCTGCTGCTCGGCTTCCCGATCGCGCTCGTGCTCGGCGGTGTCGGGCTGGCGTGGATCGTCGCGCTCGATCCGAACCTGCTGCGCGGTGCGGCGCGGGCGGTGTGGAACATCGCCGGGAGCTACACGCTCATCAGCATTCCGCTGTTCCTGCTCATGGGCGAGATCTTCCAGCGTTCGGGCAGCGCCGAACGGTTCTACAACGCGCTCGCGGTCATGCTGCGCCGCGTGCCGGGCGGGCTCCTGCACGCCAATATCACCGCCAGCGCGCTCTTCGCGGCGATCAGCGGCTCGAGCGTCGCCACCGCGGCCTGTATCGGACGCGCCGCGCTGCCGAACCTGCGCGCGCTGGGCTATGCCGAACGCCCGCTGCTCGGAACGCTGGCGGCCGGCGGATCGCTCGGGATCCTGATCCCGCCGTCGATCGCGCTGGTGATCTATGCCGCGCTGGTCGATGAATCGCTCGGGCGGCTCATGGTCGCCGCCATCGTGCCGGGCTTCCTGCTGACGCTGCTGATGATGGTCTATATCCTCGTCTCCGCGCTCATCACCCCGCCTGCGCGCGGCGAGGGCGCGGAGATCCGGCGGGAACGCGTCGGGGCGGCGGTCAACATCCTGCCGATCATGGGGATCATCGCGATCATCTTCTGCGGGCTCTATTTCGGCTGGGCGACGCCGGTGGAACTTGCCGCCCTGGGCGTGCTGCTGACCGCGATCTTCCCCGTGATCAACCGAAAGCGGCTCTGGCCGCTCTACCGCGACGCCGTGATCTCGGCGGTGCGGGCGAGCGCGATGCTGCTGTTCATCGTCGTCTGCGCGCAGATCTTCTCTTTCGCCGTGTTCAGCTGGGGGTTCACCTACGAGATCGTCGGATGGGTGGAGGGTCTCGAGCTTCCGGGCCTCACCATCCTGCTCACCATTCTGGTGATCTATTTCATCCTCGGCGCCTTCATGGACGAATTGTCGACCATGGTGATGACGCTGCCGCTCGTCTACCCGATCGTCACCAATCTGGGATACAGCGGGATCTGGTTCGGCGTGGTGCTGATCATCATGTTGCAGGTCGGTCTCAACTCGCCGCCCGTGGGGATGAACCTCTTCGTCATCCAGGGCATCGACCCGCGCAACACGAAGCTGTCGGACGCTGCGGTGGGCGTGCTGCCCTACATCGTGATCATGCTGCTTTTCGTCGGCCTGCTGATCGCCTTTCCCGGCATCGCCCTGTGGCTGCCGGCGCGGATGATGTGA